The Ochrobactrum sp. BTU1 region GATCGCAATCGGCCTGCATACGATTGACGCCGATGGCGATAATCTTGTCAGCTTTGACGACAACGGCTCCAAAGGGACGGCCGCCAAGGTCGACATTGTCGAATGCAAGCGCGATTGCCTTTTGCAAAAACTCCTGGTCGTTGCTCATTTGCCGCCTGCTTTCTCGAGCATCGCAACCATGGGCGCAAAGCCGCGCTGGCGCGCATGCTGCAATGGCGTAACGCCATCATTGTCCGCGAGGTTCACGTCAGCACCTGCATCAATCAGCAGTTTTACGATATCAACGTGGCGCTGACCGCCATCGCCCAGGATCACAGCCTCAAGCAAAGCCGTCCATCCCAGATTATTGACGTGATCAACTTTCACACCTGCTTCAATCAGCGTGCGCACGGTTTCAACATGCCCCCGTTCTGAAGCGGGTATGAGTGCCGTGCCGCCAAAGCGATTTGTGCTTTTAAGGTCGGCACCATGCGTAAGGGTGAGTTTTAGTATTTCCAGATGTCCGCGTGCGCCTGCGTAAAGATAGGGACTGTCCTTGATCGCATCCTTTGCATTCACATTGGCGCCAGCTTCGATCAATGCGCGGGCAACATCGACATGATTGGCGTGTGTGGCCGCAAGAAGCGCTGTTTCACCAGCAGTGCCTTTGGTTTCAAGATCGACGCCTACCTTGATCGCTTCTTTAACCGCAGCAAGATTTCCCGCTGAAGCGGATTGAATGAGCGCTGTTTCAGCGCGTGCGACGGCATGGCTGCTCGGTAAAACTGGTTCGGTCATGACTATTGTCCCTGCAATCAATGCCAAGGCACCCAAGCTGAATATTGTTTGACGCATCGGCGGTGCTCCTTATTCGTTGCTAAAATAGTTGCAATAAGACATATTTAGAAATTAAATGTTCAACTGGCATTCATTCGAATTATGAATACAATATTCAACCTTGATCTGTTGCGTGCTTTCGTAGCTGTCGTCGACAGCCGCAGCTTTACGGCTGCAGCGCTGCAGCTGCATTCGACGCAATCCACGGTCAGCCAGAAAATTCTGCGCCTTGAAGAAGCTGCCGGACAATCGCTTCTGGAGCGGGCAAGGCATGATGTTCGGCCAACCGATGCGGGTGAAAAGCTGCTCGGCTATGCGCGGCGGATGCTTCACCTCCATGATGAGGCTGCTGCTGCCATGACCGGCAGTGCGCTCACGGCAGTCTTTCGCCTTGGTCTGGCAGAGGATTTTGCTTCGAGATTGGTGACGCCGACGCTTGCCGCATTTTTGCGCGCGCATCCTAAGATGAAACTTGAAGTGACGAGCGGGTTAAGCCGCGAATTGCAGAAAGGTTTTGAAACGGGCGAGTTTGATCTGGTCATGATCAAACAAAAGCGCGGTGAAACGCTTGGCACCATGCATTGGCCCGAACCATTATCCTGGTTGGAAAGTGCTGATTTTCCAGTTTCAGACGCCGATCCACTGCCCCTCGTCGCATTTCCGCCCAATGGACTTTATCGGAGTGACATGATGGAAGCGCTCGACCTTATTGGCAGGTCGTGGCATGTCGTTTTCACCAGTTCCAGTCTCGCCAGTGTTCAAAGTGCGGTTGCTGAAGGACTGGGCGTCAGCTTGTTGCCTGCGCGAGTCGCGTTGCCCTCGCATCGCATCGTTCCCAAAGAAGCCGCATTACCATTTGTAGAGCCGATGGAAATCGTCATTCAACATATGGAGAACGGCCCGGATCAAATGCGGCAGCTCGTGCAAATGCTAGCCGATATTGTGAGTGAATGACCGATTGTTGCTGTAATCGTCAGTTTTGATGTGACTCATTGCGTCAGAAGCAATGAATCTGTTTGACTCTATCGCAAACGCGGTGTTTTTGCCTGTTGATAGCGCTACAGAAATGCCGACAGGATAGCTCCAGCACCTTCATCTCAAAGTTCCCTTCGTTTGCTGCAATCACCAGACGGCACGGTTTTTGCTTGTTGCAGACGGGAGGCACTTTACGGGAATACGACAATGTCCAACACCACGATCACGCATAACGACGGAAATACGCTGTTTCCGATCGTCCTTTCCATCGTTGCAGCTGCTGCAACCGGCGTTCTCTGGGCCTATGCCAATCCGATCCAGCTCGTTCCGGGCGTGATCCAGTGGCGAATTTTTGCATTTCTGCCACCGCTGGTCGGCATTCTTCTGGGCCGGAAGAGCGGATTTATCTGCGGTTATCTCGGCACAGTCATCTGGTCACTCCTGGCAGGCACGTTCATTCCCGCGCATTCGCTGATCATTGACGGCATCATGGTCGGTCTTACAGGCCTGATCCCGGGCATGCTGTTCGATCCTAAGACGACAACGTTTAATCGCATAACGCTGATTAAAATTGCAGCAACCTGCCTTGTTGTTGGCCTCTTGATGGTTGCCGCCGTTTCGGCCAGCTTGGCTTATCTCGGCATTTTCCCATACTGGTGGGCGGTAATGTATCTTGGCCTTTCGGACATCGTTCCGATGCTGATCGGTACGCCGCTGCTGGTTGTTCCAGCCCTCAAGATTCTCAAGGGCGCTCACCCGTCCGGTTTCACACGTTTCTGATAGAGAGCAGTAAAAGTGCTCAAACTACAGAATGTAAAAGTAGGCTTTGGCGATTCCGTTCTGGCAATCGCCGAAGCCAACCTCGAAATTCGCGACGGCGAACGGCTTCTGGTTTGTGGCGCGGGCGGCAGTGGCAAAACCACGCTGCTCAACGCTGCATCGGGCATCGTTCCGCGCCTGATTACCCCACAAGTCTTCGATGGCGAAATCTCGCTCAATGGCAAGCTCATGTCTTCCATGCCGAAGGATGAGCTCTTTAGCACAATCGGCGTCGTTTCGCAGAATGTTGAAGATCAGCTCTGGGATCTGAGCGTTGAAGATCTGGTCGCCTTTCCACTTGAAAATCGGGGACTTGCTAAGGATGCTGTTCGTGCTCGTATCGATGAGCTGCTCGGTGAGCTTGAGCTGAACGCATTGCGAGGGCGGCGCGTATTGACGCTTTCGGGCGGTGAACGGCGCATGGTGGCGATGGCTGCGGCACTTGCGGCCGAGCCGAAACTGCTTGTGCTTGATGAACCGACAACCGGACTTGATCCTGCAGCGCGTCAGCGTCTTGTACGGGTTCTGAAAAAGCTTGGTGCAGAAATTCCAGCTTTGCTGATTGCGGAGCAGGACCCTGCATCACTGCAGGCCGTCGTCACCGATATCGGTCTGGTTAAAGACGGTAAGTTAGCGCCCGTCGTGCCGCTTGCATCGATCATCAGCGATGCTGCTGCGTGGGAAGATGCGGGCGTTCTGCCACCAATTGCTGCACGCAAACGTCTGACGGATGCGAAGAGCGGCGGTGAAGTTATTGTTTCTGTTTCTGGAATCAAGACGCAGCTTCAGCGCCGGGACGGCCAGCCGGTTCTGGAAAACGTGAATTTCCAGATCCGCGCCGGTGAAGTCGTCGCTCTGATCGGCAAAAACGGTGCGGGCAAAACCACGCTGTTTCAGTCGATCCTCGGGCTTCAGAAAATTGCAGCAGGCTCAATCATCATTGGCGGCGATAATGCCGATAAGTGGACGGCCGCAAAGCGTGCCCGATCGGTTGCCTACCTGCCGCAGAACATGCGCCGCATCCTGTTCAACATGACTGTGCTGGAAGAAGTGGTCTTTGCGATCACCGCCGCGACCCGTGCAGCAAAGGACGATGCAGTGACTGCTCGCGCAACGGCCTGCCTGCAAAAGTATGGACTTGGTGGCCATGAGGAAACCAACCCATTTGCACTTTCGTCTCGTCAGCAGGCTCTGCTAGGCCTTGCCTGTGCGGAAGCAGCAGGCGCTTCGGTTGCCATTCTTGATGAGCCGCTTTTGGCACGCGATCTCAATGGTCGTCGAATGCTGGAACTGTTCCTCGAAACGGCGCTCTCCGAAAACCGTGCGGTCATGTTGATCTCTCACGATCTGGAACTCGTGGATGACGTTTCTTCCCGCGTCATGATCCTGGATCGCGGCCATGTCACCTTTGACGGTGATGTGGATGCATCCTGGGATTCCGATGCCTATCGTGCGCTGGGCTGGCCCAAGCCGCGTGTTGTCGAAACAGGAGAAGCAGCATGAAAATCTTTTATGATCTGAACTTCTTCGTAAAGCTCGCAGCGGCATTTCTGGTTATGCTTGCGGCTTGGCTCGTGCCGGGTTGGAAATACGGTGTGCCACTGGCGCTGGTCACGGTCGCCTTTCTGGTGCTGGTTAAGGTGCCGGGCCTGCGTGGCTATCTCAAAGGTGCCATGCTTCTGACACTGCTTGTCATGGCAAGCTGGATTCTTAATCTCGTTCTGCAAGGTGTTGCTTTTGTTGATACTTTGCCGATTGCAGCCGGTATGGCTGCGCGTCTGGTGACCACGACTGCAGCTTTCTATTTCGTGATGGAAACCAGCACGCCCGGCTCTATTTTGGCTGCTGCCAGTGCTGCACGTCTGCCGCCCATGGTGACACTCGTTTTGTCGCTCACATTCGGCATTATTCCGATGCTGCGCGAGGATTTCGAGCGTATTGCGGATGCTCAGCGCGCACGCGGAATGGAAATTGACGATGTTTCCTTCCCAATGCGTCTGCGTTTTGCGCTGGCGCGCGGGGTGCCATTGCTGGTTCAGGCGATCCGCATGGCTCATGCAATTTCACTGTCCCTTGCCATTTATGGCTTTGACACCAAGCGCAAGCGTACGACATGGCGTAATGTCGGCCTGCTGGTGGAATCGAGACTTAATCCCAAGGATGCAAAACGATGACTGAAGACAGCGCGAAACTCTCTGGAAACGGTCAGGTCTGGACCGTCGATGTAGCGGGCCGCAAGGTCGATCTGCCGATTGTGCCGATCAATCCGAATTTCGCCATTTCGTTGATGATGGTCATCGATCTTGGCGTTCGTTTTGGCGAACATACAGGCAAGGCACTGGCGGAAAAGCTTGCGCCGTTGAAGCCGGATGTGATTGTTGGCGCTGCGACACTTGGCATTCCTGTTGCGATTGAAGTCTCGCGTGCTCTTGGCCTTGATGACTACGTTATCTTGCAGAAATCGCCTAAGATTCACCTTGCTGATGCACTCGTGCAGACGATTTCTTCCATCACCTCTAAAGGTGAACAACGCCTGCTCCTTGACCGTCAGGCAATCCCGCTTCTTAAAGGAAAACGCGTTGTCGTGGTGGACGATGTCGTCGCTTCCGGATCGAGCATTAAGGGCTCGGCAGAGCTGGTGCGCAAGGCTGGCGGTGAAGTCGTGGGGATTGGTGTAATTCTTACTGAAGCCAAGGATTGGCAGGATGTGCTGGGCGAAGATGTGAAGCTGCTTCACAGCCTCGCGCATATTCCGCAGTTCGATAATCAGGATGGCGAGTGGAAGCCGATACCGGAAAGCTTCCTCTAGATACAGCGAGCATTTGGGCTCTCTCTGCCTATAAATGGCATTCGCGACTGCGTTCCCGGTACTCACCTACCTTAAGCACGCTGCGCGCCTGATCTCGGATACGACCGTTTTCGGCTCAACATATCTTCAGATCATGCAGCCTCAGACACTTTAAGAAGACGCCGCGCTCGTCGCGGCGTTTTTGCATTTTCGCCTTGTTTCGGCTGATGGATGGTATCCAAAATGGTCCTTCGTCAGCACGCATAAATCCTTTCAGAAAGCGCGACGAATTTTAAATTGACTGATTTTGTATCCAGGATATTGTGCTCAGAAAAGTTGGGAGGCTTTTCTTTTGGCGGTTTTTGAATGGCGCAGTCAGACCCGTTTGCTGGACGAAGTTGCGGAAGCACTTCGTGAGAGAATTTATGCGGGCGTTTATGCGCCGGGTGCCATTCTCCGGCAAGAACATATCGCTGCCGAATTTGGCATTAGCCGCACACCATTACGGGAAGCTTTACGTGTTCTGGAACGTGATGGGCTGGTTATCCACCTGCCGGGCAGGGGCGTTCGTGTAGCCTCCGCTGATCTGACGCGTCTGATTGATGCTTATGCTGTGAGAGAAGTTCTCGATGGTGTTGCTGCGCGTTTTGCGGCTGAACGCGCAACAGATGAAGACATTGCGAAGCTGCGTGCCCACGTTGCCGGGCAGGCCACGGTTGTCGATCAATGGGATCCGAAAGCGTATACACAGACGAATGTCGATTTTCACATGGCGGTGATGGACGCTGCAGGTAATGCCTCGCTGATTGCCTTCGTGCCGCTGCTACGCATGACATCACAGGTTTTCGCGCCGTCTTTTTCTCTTTCGGTTGATCGAGCACGCGATGCAATCCGCGAACATGGAGCAATTGTTGAAGCCATCGCCTCGCGCGATGGGGAAGAGGCTGAGCGGCTGGCGCGGTCACATATCCGCGTAACCACGGCAAGACTGGAGGCGGAAATGCCGCTACAGGAGAATGAAAATGAAGCGTGAAAATATCCGGGCATGGCCGTGAAAAAGGGTTTTGAGGCGCTCTACGGATTTGCCTCACTGAAGACGATTTCCGTGTGCCACGGTTGAAATTAGAATTCGGGAGAATTGCAGTGTCGCTTGAAGGTAAGGTCGCGCTCATCACTGGAGCAGGTTCGGGGTTTGGCGAGGGCATGGCAAAGCGCTTTGCTGACGGTGGAGCTAAGGTCGTCATCGTCGACCGCGACAAGGCAGGGGCAGAGCGCGTCGCATGCGAGATCGGTGATGCGGCACTGGCTATCGCTGCCGATATTTCCAAGGAAGCACATGTTGATGAAGCGGTAGAGGTAGCATTGTCGAGGTTCGGTCGGGTCGATATTCTCATCAACAATGCTGGCATCGGCCATAAGCCGCAAAATGCTGAGCTGGTTGAACCGGAAGAGTTCGACCGCATTCTTGGCGTCAATGTGCGTGGCGTTTATCTGATGACGCGCAAGCTCATCCCACATTTTAAGAGCAATGGTGCCAGGGGAGAGGAATGCGTCATTCTCAATGTCGCTTCGACTGGCGCAGGTCGTCCGCGCCCGAATCTCGCTTGGTATAATGCGACCAAGGGCTGGGTGGTTTCGGTGACCAAGGCGCTCGCTATCGAACTCGCACCAGCGAAGATTCGTGTAGTTGCTTTGAACCCGGTTGCGGGAGAGACACCACTTCTCACCACGTTTATGGGCGAGGATACCGAAGAAATCCGTAAGAAGTTCCGCGATTCCATTCCGATGGGCCGCCTGTTGAAACCTGGTGATTTGGCTGAAGCTGCGGCTTTCCTTTGCTCACCTCAAGCCTCTATGATCACCGGGGTTGCGCTCGATGTAGATGGAGGGCGTTCGATTTGAGAATTGATAAGGGGAGCCAAAGAGAAACGATGAGTAAACTGCTAAAAGCCGGGCTGATTACAGCCACGATGCTTGCATCGATCAACGGTGCCTTCGCAAAGGATACGCTGGTGGTCGGCGAAGTGCTGGAACCGCCGGGCCTTGACCCGACGGCAAATGCTGCTGCCGGTATCCGGCAAGTTACTTATGCTAATCTCTATGAAGGTCTTGTTCGTATTGTCGAAGACGGTACAGTGAAGCCACAGCTGGCCGAGAGTTGGACTATTTCTGACGACAAGAAAACTTACACCTTCAAGCTGCGTCAGGGCGTGAAGTACCACGATGGGACGCCATTCGATTGTTCCGTTGTAAAATTCTCCTATGAGCGTGCGGTGGCTCCAGATTCCACCAATGCGCAAAAGGGTCTGTTTGAACCCATCGCCAGCACCGAATGTCCAGATCCAGCGACTGCCGTTGTCACGCTGAAGCGGCCTTCCTCGAACTTCCTGTTCAATATGGGGTGGGGCGACGCGGTTATGATCGCTCCGAATTCGGCAGCTGATAACAAGACCAAGCCTGTCGGTACGGGTCCGTTCAAGTTCAAGCGCTGGGTGCAAGGCGATCGTGTAGAACTCGACCGCAATCCGGACTATTGGGATGAGCCCGCAAAGCTTTCGGCGGTTACTTTCCGCTTTGTGAGCGATCCTTCGGCAGCGGCGGCTGCAATCCTAGCCGGTGACATTGATGTCTTCCCGATGTTCCAGGCGCCGGAATTAATCAGTCGCTTCAAGAGCGATGATAAGTTGCAGGTCGAAGTCGGTGATACTGCAGGCAAAGTTCTGCTTTCGCTTAACAATGCCAAGGCTCCATTCGACAATGTGAAGGTGCGTCAGGCACTGGCCCATGCCATCGACAGCAAGGCGCTGATCGAAGGTGTTTATTCCGGTTTTGGTACGCCAATCGGCTCGCATTATGCACCGGTCGATCCGGGTTATGTCGATCTTTCGGAAACCTATCCGTATGACCCGGCAAAGGCGAAGCAACTGCTGGAAGAGGCGGGCGTTCCGGCTGGCACGTCGATCACCATCACGCTTCCACCCCCGGCCTATGCGCGTCGCGGTGGTGAAATCATTGCAGCGATGCTGGCGGAAGTTGGCATTCAGGCCAATCTCGTTCCAATCGAGTTCGCACAGTGGCTCGATCAGGTATTCAAGCGCTCCGATTTTGATGCCACAATCATTGCACATACCGAAGCGCGTGATCTCGATATTTATGCCCGCGACAAATATTACTTCAATTACAACAACCCGGAATATAAAGCGCTTTACAAAGCCTATGCCGAGGCTGGCAGTGACGAGGAACAGCTCGAACTGGTGAAGAAGCTTCAGGAAAAGCTTGCTGCAGACGAGCCGAATATTTTCCTCTATGCGCTGCCAAAAATCGGTGTCTGGAATAAGAACGTCAAAGGTTTGTGGAAGAACATGCCGATCCCGGCTGATGATCTGACACAGGCTTACTGGGCCGAATAATACCATCAGCGCCCCGGCGTTTTTCGGCGGGGCGGTTTTACGCGAAAAGTCGTGCAGTGATAACAACCAAGGGGCTGCGGCACGGCAAGAAATAGAATGTGGAGTGAATGGCGCGAAGCGCTCATTCCTGCATTTTTATGACGCACAGTCTTGTCCGGAAAGTCTCGGGCAACTTCTCGAGATTGTGCTTAGGAGGTCGCTTTGCTGGCTTATATTTCCGGGCGAATAGTTTCGCTCTTGCTTACGACGCTTGCGGCCTCCGTCATCGTCTTCCTTTTGATGCAAGTGCTGCCGGGTGACCCTGCCGCAGTTATCCTAGGCATCAATGCTCAGCCTGAAACGCTGGCAGCGCTTCACAAACAGCTCGGCCTTGATCAGCCGCTTTGGTGGCGGTATCTTTCGTGGATTGGCGGCTTTCTGAAGGGGGACTTCGGCACCAGTTACACCTATTCCGTTCCGATCAGTGAATTGATCGGACCACGCATTATGGTCACGCTGCCGCTGGCGCTGCTATCGATGGTTCTATCGGTCGCGGTCGCTATTCCCGTGGGCGTTTATGCGGCCTCCAAACGCGGCAAAACTGGTGACGTACTTTCCATGGGGGTGGCGCAGGTGGGTGTTGCTATCCCAAATTTCTGGCTCGGCCTGCTCTTGATCCTGTTGTTCGCTTTGCAGCTAGGCTGGTTTCCAGCTTCTGGCTTTGCTGGCTGGGAAGGTGGATTCTGGAATGGTATCCGCTCGCTGTTTCTGCCCGCGCTGGCTCTTGCCCTGCCGCTTGCTGCTATTCTCGCTCGAGTGACGCGTTCCGCCGTCATCGAAACGCTGGGTGAGGATTTCGTACGGACCGCGCGCGCAAAAGGTCTTACCCGCAACGCTGCACTTTGGCGCCATGCGGTGCCAAATGCGCTGATCCCGGTTGTCACGATTATTGGCCTGCAATTCTCATTTTTGTTGGCTGGAACCATCATCATCGAAAATGTCTTCAATCTTCCCGGCCTGGGAAGGCTAGTATTTCAGGCAATCGCTCAGCGCGATCTGATAACGGTGCAGTCGCTGGTGACGCTGCTTGCGGCTTCCGTGATTACGGTCAATTTCATTGTCGATCTTGTCTATGGTTTCATTGATCCGCGCCTTTCGACAGGAGGCAGCCGATGAGTGAGGTTCCGACAATTGCAAAGCCAGGCCGCTTTCGGACGCTGTTTTTAAGCCGCAGCCTTGTGATCGGCTCGCTAATTACCGCTATCCTGGTGGCTATGGCTCTCGTCTCCTATTTCTGGACGCCTTATTCACCGACCGCCATGAACTTCCGCGACAAACTGCAGGGGCCGAGCTTCAGTCATTTGTTCGGAACGGATAATTTCGGTCGTGATGTGTTTTCCATGATTATGGTCGGTGCGCGCAATTCCATTGCCGTGTCGATTATTGCAGTGCTTGTTGGCGCGGGTATAGGTATCCCTCTCGGTGCCTTTGCTGCAGCGCGCGGTGGATTGGTCGATGGCTTTGTCATGCGTATGACTGATCTGGCCTTTGCATTTCCGGCGCTGCTGACCGCAGTCATTATCACCGCTATTTTTGGCCCTGGTGCGGTCAATGCCATGATTGCAATCGGTATTTTCAATATTCCGGTCTTCGCCCGTGTCACACGC contains the following coding sequences:
- a CDS encoding GntR family transcriptional regulator: MAVFEWRSQTRLLDEVAEALRERIYAGVYAPGAILRQEHIAAEFGISRTPLREALRVLERDGLVIHLPGRGVRVASADLTRLIDAYAVREVLDGVAARFAAERATDEDIAKLRAHVAGQATVVDQWDPKAYTQTNVDFHMAVMDAAGNASLIAFVPLLRMTSQVFAPSFSLSVDRARDAIREHGAIVEAIASRDGEEAERLARSHIRVTTARLEAEMPLQENENEA
- a CDS encoding energy-coupling factor transporter transmembrane protein EcfT, producing MKIFYDLNFFVKLAAAFLVMLAAWLVPGWKYGVPLALVTVAFLVLVKVPGLRGYLKGAMLLTLLVMASWILNLVLQGVAFVDTLPIAAGMAARLVTTTAAFYFVMETSTPGSILAAASAARLPPMVTLVLSLTFGIIPMLREDFERIADAQRARGMEIDDVSFPMRLRFALARGVPLLVQAIRMAHAISLSLAIYGFDTKRKRTTWRNVGLLVESRLNPKDAKR
- a CDS encoding adenine phosphoribosyltransferase; its protein translation is MTEDSAKLSGNGQVWTVDVAGRKVDLPIVPINPNFAISLMMVIDLGVRFGEHTGKALAEKLAPLKPDVIVGAATLGIPVAIEVSRALGLDDYVILQKSPKIHLADALVQTISSITSKGEQRLLLDRQAIPLLKGKRVVVVDDVVASGSSIKGSAELVRKAGGEVVGIGVILTEAKDWQDVLGEDVKLLHSLAHIPQFDNQDGEWKPIPESFL
- a CDS encoding glucose 1-dehydrogenase — protein: MSLEGKVALITGAGSGFGEGMAKRFADGGAKVVIVDRDKAGAERVACEIGDAALAIAADISKEAHVDEAVEVALSRFGRVDILINNAGIGHKPQNAELVEPEEFDRILGVNVRGVYLMTRKLIPHFKSNGARGEECVILNVASTGAGRPRPNLAWYNATKGWVVSVTKALAIELAPAKIRVVALNPVAGETPLLTTFMGEDTEEIRKKFRDSIPMGRLLKPGDLAEAAAFLCSPQASMITGVALDVDGGRSI
- a CDS encoding aminotriazole resistance protein — translated: MSNTTITHNDGNTLFPIVLSIVAAAATGVLWAYANPIQLVPGVIQWRIFAFLPPLVGILLGRKSGFICGYLGTVIWSLLAGTFIPAHSLIIDGIMVGLTGLIPGMLFDPKTTTFNRITLIKIAATCLVVGLLMVAAVSASLAYLGIFPYWWAVMYLGLSDIVPMLIGTPLLVVPALKILKGAHPSGFTRF
- a CDS encoding LysR family transcriptional regulator, which produces MNTIFNLDLLRAFVAVVDSRSFTAAALQLHSTQSTVSQKILRLEEAAGQSLLERARHDVRPTDAGEKLLGYARRMLHLHDEAAAAMTGSALTAVFRLGLAEDFASRLVTPTLAAFLRAHPKMKLEVTSGLSRELQKGFETGEFDLVMIKQKRGETLGTMHWPEPLSWLESADFPVSDADPLPLVAFPPNGLYRSDMMEALDLIGRSWHVVFTSSSLASVQSAVAEGLGVSLLPARVALPSHRIVPKEAALPFVEPMEIVIQHMENGPDQMRQLVQMLADIVSE
- a CDS encoding ankyrin repeat domain-containing protein → MRQTIFSLGALALIAGTIVMTEPVLPSSHAVARAETALIQSASAGNLAAVKEAIKVGVDLETKGTAGETALLAATHANHVDVARALIEAGANVNAKDAIKDSPYLYAGARGHLEILKLTLTHGADLKSTNRFGGTALIPASERGHVETVRTLIEAGVKVDHVNNLGWTALLEAVILGDGGQRHVDIVKLLIDAGADVNLADNDGVTPLQHARQRGFAPMVAMLEKAGGK
- a CDS encoding ABC transporter permease, whose amino-acid sequence is MLAYISGRIVSLLLTTLAASVIVFLLMQVLPGDPAAVILGINAQPETLAALHKQLGLDQPLWWRYLSWIGGFLKGDFGTSYTYSVPISELIGPRIMVTLPLALLSMVLSVAVAIPVGVYAASKRGKTGDVLSMGVAQVGVAIPNFWLGLLLILLFALQLGWFPASGFAGWEGGFWNGIRSLFLPALALALPLAAILARVTRSAVIETLGEDFVRTARAKGLTRNAALWRHAVPNALIPVVTIIGLQFSFLLAGTIIIENVFNLPGLGRLVFQAIAQRDLITVQSLVTLLAASVITVNFIVDLVYGFIDPRLSTGGSR
- a CDS encoding ABC transporter substrate-binding protein, producing the protein MSKLLKAGLITATMLASINGAFAKDTLVVGEVLEPPGLDPTANAAAGIRQVTYANLYEGLVRIVEDGTVKPQLAESWTISDDKKTYTFKLRQGVKYHDGTPFDCSVVKFSYERAVAPDSTNAQKGLFEPIASTECPDPATAVVTLKRPSSNFLFNMGWGDAVMIAPNSAADNKTKPVGTGPFKFKRWVQGDRVELDRNPDYWDEPAKLSAVTFRFVSDPSAAAAAILAGDIDVFPMFQAPELISRFKSDDKLQVEVGDTAGKVLLSLNNAKAPFDNVKVRQALAHAIDSKALIEGVYSGFGTPIGSHYAPVDPGYVDLSETYPYDPAKAKQLLEEAGVPAGTSITITLPPPAYARRGGEIIAAMLAEVGIQANLVPIEFAQWLDQVFKRSDFDATIIAHTEARDLDIYARDKYYFNYNNPEYKALYKAYAEAGSDEEQLELVKKLQEKLAADEPNIFLYALPKIGVWNKNVKGLWKNMPIPADDLTQAYWAE
- a CDS encoding ABC transporter permease, whose translation is MSEVPTIAKPGRFRTLFLSRSLVIGSLITAILVAMALVSYFWTPYSPTAMNFRDKLQGPSFSHLFGTDNFGRDVFSMIMVGARNSIAVSIIAVLVGAGIGIPLGAFAAARGGLVDGFVMRMTDLAFAFPALLTAVIITAIFGPGAVNAMIAIGIFNIPVFARVTRGASLGLWKREYVQAARCAGRGDISITLLHVLPNINHVLIVQATIQFALAIVAEAGLSYVGLGTQPPMPSWGKMLNDAQTFIYDAPWLAIFPGLAITLAVLGLNMLGDGLRDILDPRVRRQR
- a CDS encoding ATP-binding cassette domain-containing protein; the protein is MLKLQNVKVGFGDSVLAIAEANLEIRDGERLLVCGAGGSGKTTLLNAASGIVPRLITPQVFDGEISLNGKLMSSMPKDELFSTIGVVSQNVEDQLWDLSVEDLVAFPLENRGLAKDAVRARIDELLGELELNALRGRRVLTLSGGERRMVAMAAALAAEPKLLVLDEPTTGLDPAARQRLVRVLKKLGAEIPALLIAEQDPASLQAVVTDIGLVKDGKLAPVVPLASIISDAAAWEDAGVLPPIAARKRLTDAKSGGEVIVSVSGIKTQLQRRDGQPVLENVNFQIRAGEVVALIGKNGAGKTTLFQSILGLQKIAAGSIIIGGDNADKWTAAKRARSVAYLPQNMRRILFNMTVLEEVVFAITAATRAAKDDAVTARATACLQKYGLGGHEETNPFALSSRQQALLGLACAEAAGASVAILDEPLLARDLNGRRMLELFLETALSENRAVMLISHDLELVDDVSSRVMILDRGHVTFDGDVDASWDSDAYRALGWPKPRVVETGEAA